The Primulina tabacum isolate GXHZ01 chromosome 10, ASM2559414v2, whole genome shotgun sequence region GTCATTATAATGTGTTAGGACTGAGcgtttgccgctttaccaaaagctataggttgtggtaatggtgcaactcaaatctttaatTTTAAACCACACATCATATCAAATACCACGGTTCGATCAATCTACCAAGCAGGAACAATTATTGCAATCAACATAATATATAATAACAGACAAATAAATAGATAATCCGAACTAAGTACTCAAACAAGATATCATCATTTGAGCTTCATGTGAAATAGTTCCTAAATTAGTCGAACTTGTCCAGCTCTATCAAAATTAAGCTCCTTCACAAGTGATATACATGAGCTACTAATGGACCGTTTTGAAAATTCTGAGCAGTAACTTTATCATAAgctttaatttttttgtaaaagctGTAAGATTCAGATCATACAATTAATATCAGAGTTGATATCAAATATTTGATTCTCTGAAAGGTAGTATAATTATTTGGATTGAGATTGTTCATGATCGAAAATCATTTCTACTTTAAAAGCTATTAGGATAAAGTATTTAATTAGttatacaatttaaaatattcgaATTACATTATTACATGATATATCATTTGATAAAGTGAGTAAAACTGATAATACAAAAattctttttttgaaaaaacgtgaaaaataaatataatattaattttggaGAGGTGGCAGTAcagaagaaaatatacaaatcAATGACCAGAAAAGGGTTACAAATTGATGGTCCACATGTCTGTACTATTTCTAAAAATGACTGTGACATGTAGATATAAGATGCATTTTTTACTAAGGGATTAGTTTGACAAAAAAGAGTCGTTCAATTTTTTAAGTTGAAATTCTTTTGTAAAAGATCGGTTTTTAAACTTGTCGAAATTGACAATCTCACTCTAAAGAAGCTAATTGAATTACCAGGCCTTTGAAAACCATGTCGATCAAGAGTAGTTGCAGCGAACACTTCAAGTTTTATTCAACTTTTATAAGGATCAAATTGTgctagattatttttaaaaaaactatttaTAACTAACAAAAATAATCTTTTTGTTCAGATTGTTAAGTTGAGTGATGCTAGGAGTTTCAGTAGACCAGAAGTAATCCCTGTAGAAATAGGTTTTTGCAAACTGTTTGTATCTACCAAACTTTATCATAAgctataattttttgtaaaaactgTAAGATTCTGATTATACAAATAATATCAGAGTTGATATCAAATGTTTGATTCTCGTAAGTTGGAAGATAGTATAATTATTTGGATTGAGATTGTTGATGATCGAAAATCATTCCTACTCTAAAAGCTATTaggataaaacatttaattagttatacaatttaaaatattcgaATTACATTGTTACCTGTTATATCATTTGATAAAGTGAGTAAaactaataataaaaaaatttcccttttttttttaaaacgtgaaaaataaatataatattaattttggaGAGGTGGCAGTAtagaaaaaaatacaaatcaatGACAAGAAAAGGGTTACCAATTGATGGTCCACGAGAGATTTCAGATACTGTGAGAATCCATGAACGAAGTTGCCTTTCAACCACCTTTATCTTTATTCTTCCATTTGTTCATCCTTCTTCCATTGATCATTTACAGTCAAGTACTCGATCCATTTTTACTAGCTCCTCCAATGGCTAAAATCCCTCCATTCTTCTCCAACTTCCtctcgttcttcgtcgtcctcCTCCATCTCGGCTGCTTCTTCACCACCTCCCGCCGCCACCAGGGCCGCAGCGGCCACCACCTCTTCTCCCCTGCTTCCTCCTTCTCCAACTTCAAGAAGAAGCTAACCCCGCCGAGTAAAAAACTTGCTTCTCTCCTCAGACGCCTAGTCTTTTTCCTCCCTTCTTCCTCGTCTGATCCGATCCCTCATCCGCCCTCGATTCCATCTCCCTCTTCCTCCACTAGATCCTTACGTTTGAATCCTCCGGCCATTGTCTTCCCCACGGAAGAAAATGACAGCGCTGTACTGATCAATAATCCTTCATTCTTGCCCGCTGATGATATCTTCCCATGTACAATTTGCGGAGAAATCTTCCAGAAGTTGGCTCTTCTAGAACAGCACCAGTCTGCGAAGCACCCTGTTTCGGAGCTCGTCGATGGCGAGAACATCGTCCGGATCATATTCAAAATGGGTTGGCCGGAGAAAGGAAGATGCCCCACCATCCACCGGATCCTGAAGATTCACAACAGCACAAATATCCTAACTCAGTTCGAAGAGTACAGAGAGTTCGTCAAGTCGAAAGCAGCTGCCAAGATCAAGCCATCGAGGGACGAAAGATGCATTGCAGACGGGAACGAGCTGCTGAGATTTCATTGCACCACTTTCATATGTGAGTTATCGGATTCCGCCATCTGCAACCACCAGTACTGCTGCGTCTGCGGGATTATCAGGTCTGGATTCTCTTCGAAGATGGACGGAATCTCCACGTTCCCGACAAGCTGGACGGCACACGTGGCGATACCGGAGGACATCGAGGAGGAGTTCGGGTTCATGAGCGTGAAACGGGCCTTGGTTGTCTGTCGGGTCGTGGCGGGCCGGGTAGGGTGCGACCCGGGTATAGTGGACAAGGAGGATTCGGGGTTCGATTCGTTGGTGGGTCGTAGCGGGTTCGAGGAAGAGCTGTTGGTGTTTAATCCAAGGGCTGTTCTTCCTTGCTTTGTGATTCTGTACACTGTGTGATTAAATTCGAGTGTGACGTGGCTTAAACAAACTTTATTTTTGGAGAGGTGAAAACCGGTTAAGTCCGGTCCACCAAATTAGAAACAAAATTAACTAGATCTGTCACACTGTCTAAAATTTGTCATCGGCTCGTCCAGTTAGCCTATTTTGGAGTTTTCTTTGATGGATAGCACTGGAATGAGGAACATAGAATGTATTATCATGTGGAGGGGAGGGGTCACAGGTCCATCGAGGTTTCTGaatgaaaataagaagaaaGGGTATCAatgatattaattattttttcacCTAAATTAGTTTGGAAAAAGTTGTGTACTAAACCTTATAGTAATGTTTAGCGTGGCCTGTGGGGGGTCCGTATAAAGTTGGAAAACCGAAGTGTAAATAAGGCCTTTTTGCTTTATTGACACGCTAAATTACAGGTAGGTGTCGTTCGACACGGTTGGTATGACATGAATTTTATACCGTTCTTATCGAAAAAATTAGGTCCACCGAAATTTCGTTACGATATCGATATGATATTGTTtataccaaaattttaaaaaaaattgcgtTATTCACATCGAAATACCGAAATTTTTTGAGTCTCATACGGAAATGTCGAATTTTTTTGAATGTCATTACGATACTGAAATTGGCATTATattataatgtttaaaatatatgatttttttttttacatttcaatattttttaaaatttgtaccGATGTCGATACCAAAAGTTCGATATGATATCATACCGTactaaaatttatgatatatcgTTAAATACAATATATGTTGTATTTTATGGTACGATAAGTATGAAATACGGGAATATTCGATATTTTTTTCTCACCTTAGCGACCTTATGTCAAAGCCAATTATTACGTGAATTTATAATGGGAGTGCCCCCTTGTGTATTTCCAACTGTGACTGTTGAGTTCTTGAATCCCTCACGATTAATGTCATAATAAATCGCAAAACCCGTACAAAACCTTAATCCCTTTTGTTTGTAATGTATCAAAATATTCGTAGACTTATGCACTACAAAAGCATTTAATCTTGGATTTTAATTCATCATTAGAACCTAACAAAAAAGGGTTCAAAATAGTTTGATCCCAAATAATATGAACGAAAACACGGTATTTCGAGAAATGCACAATTTTGAGGAAGTATCTGCACTTTAGATGCTATCTATCTCGCTTTAATTATCAACGACATTTGGTCTAACGATGAGGATAAGAAAATGGCCAAAATCCATAAAAATGTGTCCATAAGTAGGCCATGGAGGCATAAAAAGTTTTCATAAAATGGTTTCCGCAAAGTGAGAAGAGTCTTGATAGATCTTACTTATTTGAGTAGTTTCATCATCCATCTAGCACATGATACGTATGCTGAGTGATGAAGTGACCATGATTTATCAACCCGGCACACATGTCATATGTTGAGTGGGTAAGAACACTATCTATGTGGGTAGCACGAAGAAAATCGTGAGAATGACATTCGAGCAAACCGTGATTTGGGATGAATCATGCAGGTTTCACGCTATTAATGACTTTTCATCCCAATCCTCGTGAGTCATGTCCCATTCGGTACAAGTGTACTTCAATTTGGTTTGCAACTACCAAAAAGTCGGGGAACCAATTAGTTACGACAAGCATTCACTTGTAATAACTTCTGTTTGCATTACCCAAAAACAtttcctaatttttttttttttgctactTTGAATCGAGCTGATCCTCAAACTGTTTTGCATGATAACCTATTcgagaaattatatttttggtcaCATATATTTGTCTTTTTATGATTTTGGTGATTTATGTAAGATAGATCACTTATCGGTTTACCTAAAGTTATAACCGGTATAATGGtaaaactcaaatattttaaatcttataGCAGCTCAAACGTCACATTTTGATTACTCTAACAAATAGAGACAATTATTGTGCATCAATATTTTCACTCCCAATAATTGTTTTCTTTGCGATCAATGAGAATTGAGCTTGAGCTCGAGCTCGGGGATTTTGACTCTGACATCGATTATAAGACATATTGATTTCTTTTTGAGATTGATCTATTTTATTATGTTAGTGGTTTAATCGTAGTAGTTTTATTCGTTTTTGTTTTGTCCTTCCAAAGATAAAATCCTGATTTTTCGCCTATTAGTTACTAAGAGGTTGTTGATTCATGGGCATGAGCCCTCGACTTGGGATATTAGTTCAAACTCAACGCTCAgtgaaagaaaaaataattttggatTTCAAGATATAATTTATTCattgaaataatttttccttaaaatataatttatttattgataAGATTGTGTGAAATATTGAATTAAGAGTTTTGTATTTGTGGATATATGATATTTATGACGATGATTTTTATGACATTGtattattgatttaaaaaaaaaaaattgtttctaatagaactcttaatgtccatatcttgtaCATTTTCTTTTGAAGATAAAACCTAGAAAAGAAAGAAGCTATAAATAAGAGAACCAAGCTAAGGAAAGAGGTTCTCGGGTTGTTCGACTTTTGGTGGCTGCGCATTGTTTGCACTTTAAGCACCCCTTAGTTTTCAGAGAAAACAATTCATAAAGACGTTGCTGATTTGAAAAATGTTGTTTCACGTGTTGCCACGATTGTTCGAGACGTCTGCAGACAATACGCGTGAAAGTGTTGGTTGAAGATCGTGGTTTACTATTCCAATTTTTGGCACCGTGTTATTGCTTTTTTGAATACATTTTAGTGTTGGTAGTTATTTTAGAAAGTAGTTTATTTTTTCAAAGggttgagaaaattgattttcatTAAAGTAACTAGTGATTGGATTTTGTAAACTGAAAATGTTTTATAGTGattattttgccctgaggcactACACAAGTAtaaagtataaatacttgtgcacAATTAATCCTGAGTTATTTTAGTTTAAACTATTTGTTTGTGTTATATTATTCTACTGCGTGTTGTACCAAGTGTTACATTTGGAACAACATTTAAATATGATATACACAAACTTTCGTAtactttttatattttatgttgaacAAAATAATAAACCTCTTACACTCTCTATtctaaaaagataaaaaaaagtaaaacaTTATTTGATTCATTTACTCACCAAATCGTACACATCTTTGTTTTATCATACTTTTGGCTCAAGCTCTATAAAAATTAGAGTTATAAATCATTATgttattttgtatattgatttattatctttatatcatatatttttaatCATCACATCCAGCGAGCCAAACGACAACTGTTCAGTTCAATTaaaactatttaaattaaatttgaaccTAAAAATGATCGGACATGGAGTGTGACGATAAAAAATCAACTTCGAGATATTGTACCTTTGTTTGGGGGAAATCTTTTAACTTTAAGGTGTAAAAAAATGTGGTGGCAAAAAGTATTGCTGGAGCTTAATTTAGAGCAGTAGTCAATAGAATTTGTGAAGTTTTGTAGGAGATGATATTTGTAATTATAGGGATTGTATAGTTGAATATTTATGTTGCCCAATTTACACTTTTCTTCCTTATTTATAGGATGTAGTGTATCTAAAAAGAGTGTGTAAATTCTCTTTTATCTACAAATATGttgatttaatatttttgtaCCTAAAATTTCTCAAGTAAGTACTCAAACACGTATAATAAGTGTTGATATTAATATAGTTGTTCTAATTTTATAATCAAAATTCTTTGTATCGGATTCGAAATAGTTtatactcaaatatcatattaatattatattttcaatgttttgtatcgattttcattcatgaaaaaacatATGAGTCcaaaaaatttaagttttttttttttttttgctgcaTCAAAAAGTAAAAAGACATTTTTTTCCTCAAAGACCGACCCCAAACCGTAGTCGGATCGAGGATTTAAAGACAATTTAACCTAAAAATgacatatttataatttttttattggcCGAGTTAGGATTGTGATGGAATAGTACTTTCATATTATCATCCAATTTTcggatttttttttgaaatatttgagttattatatatcttgatattttttttctatattttttaaagtttcattTCGAATAAAATATTAcctaaaaaattgattttttttattatgggTAAAAATTGTCTTTAAATACTGGACACAATTTTCCCAACAATTTTCCTGCTGTTAATTTGTACTTTTGCCCAACCGTGCTTCCCCTCCGGGGTTTCAATTTCCCCTGCGTTCGTAGTGCAACGGGTGGTCGCCACCTCCATCCCTCGCCGTCTGGGCTGCTTGTGTCGTCCGCAGAAGATGCCACCTTGATAGTACTGCAGCTGCTTCCCCGGTTTCTCTAGCCCCGCCAGCATCTCTCATCGTTCTAGGGCTCGTTTCGTATTTGTCATAGATTTATATTTTTGCTGATTTGTTGTTACTGATTAGTCGAATTATTATTTTCGGTTGAAAGAAGAGTCGTGTGTTACTTATCGATTGATGCATAAAACAGCTGGTGGGATTTGATGGTGTTGAAGCTCTCTGACCCTTTCCTTTTATAAAATCAGAAAAAAATGGGCAGCATTGAGCCATTTAATCGGTAAACGCGATGACCACCTTGCGATTGCATTGCGTTCAATGAGTTATTCTCGCTTGTGTTGTTTCTTAGTTTTGGTGACATTTATCTTTTTTCTTTGTTAACATTAATCGATAGCTTGGTGAAACTTGCTGCAAGAGCATTTTATGATGACATAACAACGAAAGGAGAAAACCAGCCCAAGACTGGAAGAAGTGACAACAGAGGCATTGCTGTGGTCATTCTTGATGCTCTTACTCGGTATTTACTCTTCTGTTTTAGCTTCTTTGGCCAAAGTTTGTGATTTTTTAGTGATTTGGGTGTAGTTTATTAATGATATAATTTATGTGGTACTTATTCATTGGCAAGTTACTTCACAAAATTTGGTTTGTAACTATTTTATTGTGTATCATAATATCGTTTAACCTCTTGCTTTTCATCAAGAGGATGCTTGAAGGGAGAACATATAGAGCTATGGTGTGTTAGTATTTTTTGTGGCACATGGCATCACAAATAAAAGTTTATACGTGTATCAGAATTACAAGTTATATGTCTAGAATTAGTATAAATACCATGTGTATTTAAAGTTGCTAACTACTAACGCAAATTATGTGGAAAAATCGATTAGATTTTACAAATATGAATAACAGTGTACCCCTCCAATCACTGTGGACTTGTCAAATGACTCAAATCTAACAGTAGGTAGTGTGTGGGATAAGTCTTGGAGCATACTGTTTGTTATTCAAGAAGCCCGTATATCACTGGAGAACAATCAAGCTAGACGAGAGCTATTAAATTTCACTCAAGGAGGAGGTAGTTGCTCATGCAACATTTACTAGCTTTTAATTTTTAAGTCCCAGGTTCTAGGGGATAGGACTTCTAAGGAATAGGAATTCTTGAGAAAAAAACTAAAAGGGAGCTCTTGAACCTATGATCATCATCAATCCTTCATATGGTAATTGATAGAGAGTTCATGGCTTTGTGGTTGGACTAACACTTCATTCCAGTAAGACATAGCTATATTTTAATTTGTATTGATAATTTAAAATCGCTGTCTCCTCAG contains the following coding sequences:
- the LOC142506151 gene encoding uncharacterized protein LOC142506151; protein product: MNEVAFQPPLSLFFHLFILLPLIIYSQVLDPFLLAPPMAKIPPFFSNFLSFFVVLLHLGCFFTTSRRHQGRSGHHLFSPASSFSNFKKKLTPPSKKLASLLRRLVFFLPSSSSDPIPHPPSIPSPSSSTRSLRLNPPAIVFPTEENDSAVLINNPSFLPADDIFPCTICGEIFQKLALLEQHQSAKHPVSELVDGENIVRIIFKMGWPEKGRCPTIHRILKIHNSTNILTQFEEYREFVKSKAAAKIKPSRDERCIADGNELLRFHCTTFICELSDSAICNHQYCCVCGIIRSGFSSKMDGISTFPTSWTAHVAIPEDIEEEFGFMSVKRALVVCRVVAGRVGCDPGIVDKEDSGFDSLVGRSGFEEELLVFNPRAVLPCFVILYTV